From one Simplicispira suum genomic stretch:
- a CDS encoding PAS domain S-box protein, with protein MTVPSAPQPAVATPPARTAARMWRRWWRSLSPNRQDRFAALAPLAAVLLFLAAIVAAFWYLRVEEADREQEALRRDVEYAQQRVRLRLLERQEQLMRVARDLTNKDMELPQFHQRAESLIGQYPELQAITWIDETGKVLASHATPTIASAQVRVAGEVLRKGDTQAGFALSRSTQQPVYSQPAFKEGEPAPLLQLQVPLNAQGNFAGVVLGEYSVENLLRYGTPTELLARYAMTLLDSKGEVLAGVPLAPRERNQWMPWSRRTNAYEVPVSPVGNNLVLRAQAYRTSLGLVGSGLFWLVGALSAMTAWMLIATWRHTRRRMQAQQALVQETNFRRAMENSVLTGMRALDLNGTITYVNAAFCQMTGWSEEELVGQEPPFPYWPEADHEALHARLQDELSGKSIPGGFQVRVRRKSGTVFDARLYVSPLIDARGRQTGWMTSMTDITEPNRIREQLSASHERFTIVLEALDASVSVAPLGSAELLFANKLYRQWFGSQTDGHLQLVAQAGVLPAGDSGHPSDEDPLMGLPTDSLTSAHSENAEIFLPDLGKWLEVRSRYLSWVDGRLAQMVIATDITQRRLAEAQAARQTERAQSVSGLITMGEMASSVAHELNQPLTAISNYCSGIISRIKSGQITEAGLLAALEKTAHQAQRAGQIIQRIRDFVKKSEPKRQRADAEQMVAEAVELAGIELRRNNVRLTQYVAARLPSLMADSILIEQVLVNLMKNGAESIANASRPPAQRSVELRVVPRQIDGVDSVEFSVQDTGKGLAPEVLERLFEAFFSTKEQGMGMGLNLCRSIVEAHQGRMQAENIYNGTEVTGCRFTFWLPLAAPATDTTNVVANTESPRTTA; from the coding sequence ATGACCGTGCCATCCGCACCCCAGCCTGCTGTGGCAACGCCACCTGCGCGCACTGCCGCCCGCATGTGGCGCAGGTGGTGGCGCAGCCTCTCGCCCAACCGACAAGACCGCTTTGCTGCGCTTGCGCCTCTGGCCGCCGTGCTTTTGTTTCTTGCCGCCATCGTGGCGGCCTTCTGGTATTTGCGCGTCGAAGAGGCGGACCGCGAACAGGAGGCACTGCGCCGGGACGTCGAGTACGCGCAGCAGCGCGTGCGCCTGCGTTTGCTGGAGCGCCAGGAACAATTGATGCGTGTCGCGCGCGATCTGACCAACAAGGACATGGAGCTGCCGCAGTTCCATCAGCGTGCGGAATCCCTCATCGGCCAATACCCTGAACTCCAGGCAATCACCTGGATCGATGAAACCGGCAAAGTGCTGGCAAGCCATGCCACGCCGACCATTGCGAGTGCCCAGGTGCGCGTGGCTGGTGAGGTGCTGCGCAAGGGAGACACGCAAGCGGGCTTTGCGCTTTCGCGCTCCACGCAGCAACCGGTGTATTCGCAACCGGCGTTCAAGGAAGGCGAACCCGCGCCCCTGCTGCAACTGCAGGTGCCGCTCAACGCCCAGGGCAACTTCGCTGGTGTCGTGCTGGGCGAGTATTCGGTCGAAAACCTGCTGCGCTACGGTACGCCGACCGAATTGCTGGCGCGCTACGCGATGACGCTACTCGATTCAAAAGGAGAGGTGCTGGCGGGAGTGCCTCTGGCGCCGCGCGAGCGCAACCAGTGGATGCCGTGGTCGCGGCGCACCAACGCCTATGAAGTACCGGTTTCTCCTGTGGGCAACAACCTCGTGCTGCGCGCACAGGCCTACCGCACCTCGCTCGGCCTGGTGGGCAGCGGCTTGTTCTGGCTGGTGGGCGCGCTCAGCGCCATGACCGCCTGGATGCTGATTGCCACTTGGCGCCACACCCGCAGGCGCATGCAGGCCCAGCAGGCGCTGGTGCAAGAGACCAACTTTCGCCGGGCCATGGAAAACTCGGTACTGACGGGCATGCGGGCGCTCGACCTGAACGGCACGATCACCTATGTCAACGCCGCCTTCTGTCAGATGACGGGATGGAGCGAAGAAGAGCTGGTGGGCCAGGAGCCACCCTTTCCCTACTGGCCTGAGGCAGACCACGAAGCCCTGCACGCGCGTCTGCAGGACGAGTTGTCGGGCAAAAGCATACCGGGCGGATTTCAGGTGCGGGTGCGGCGCAAGAGCGGCACAGTGTTCGACGCGCGGCTGTATGTCTCGCCACTGATCGATGCGCGCGGTCGCCAGACCGGCTGGATGACGTCGATGACCGACATCACCGAGCCCAACCGCATTCGCGAGCAGCTCTCGGCCTCGCACGAGCGCTTCACCATCGTGCTCGAAGCGCTTGATGCCTCGGTATCGGTCGCGCCCCTGGGAAGCGCCGAGCTTCTGTTTGCCAACAAGCTCTACCGCCAATGGTTTGGCTCGCAGACCGACGGCCACCTGCAACTGGTGGCGCAGGCCGGTGTGCTGCCGGCGGGCGACAGCGGCCACCCTTCGGACGAAGACCCGTTGATGGGCCTGCCCACCGACAGTTTGACCAGCGCCCATTCGGAAAACGCAGAAATCTTCCTGCCCGATCTGGGCAAGTGGCTGGAAGTGCGTTCGCGCTATTTGAGCTGGGTCGACGGGCGGCTCGCGCAAATGGTGATTGCCACCGACATCACCCAGCGCCGGCTGGCCGAAGCGCAGGCCGCGCGCCAGACCGAGCGCGCGCAATCGGTCAGCGGATTGATCACCATGGGTGAGATGGCGTCCAGCGTGGCGCACGAACTCAACCAACCGCTCACCGCCATCAGCAACTATTGCAGCGGCATCATCTCGCGCATCAAAAGCGGGCAGATCACCGAAGCGGGCTTGCTTGCGGCGCTGGAGAAAACCGCCCACCAGGCACAGCGGGCCGGTCAGATCATTCAGCGCATCCGCGACTTCGTGAAGAAAAGCGAGCCCAAGCGCCAGCGGGCAGATGCCGAGCAGATGGTGGCCGAAGCCGTTGAACTGGCTGGCATTGAACTGCGCCGCAACAACGTGCGGCTCACCCAATACGTAGCGGCGCGACTGCCCTCCCTGATGGCCGACTCGATCCTGATCGAGCAGGTGCTGGTGAATCTGATGAAAAACGGCGCCGAATCGATCGCCAACGCGAGCCGGCCACCCGCACAGCGCAGCGTCGAGCTGCGCGTGGTTCCGCGGCAGATCGATGGCGTGGACAGCGTCGAATTTTCGGTACAGGACACCGGCAAGGGCCTGGCACCCGAAGTGCTTGAGCGCCTGTTTGAAGCCTTCTTCTCAACCAAGGAGCAAGGCATGGGCATGGGCCTGAATTTGTGCCGCAGCATCGTCGAAGCGCACCAGGGGCGCATGCAGGCAGAGAACATTTACAATGGCACTGAGGTCACGGGCTGCCGGTTCACCTTCTGGCTGCCGCTCGCTGCGCCTGCCACCGACACTACAAATGTTGTAGCAAACACCGAATCCCCAAGGACAACTGCATGA
- a CDS encoding NAD(P)/FAD-dependent oxidoreductase, translated as MSERVDCVVAGAGVVGLAVARALAMQGREVLVLEPEADIGTGTSSRSSEVIHAGIYYPTGSFKARWCVRGRELLISFCESHGVAHQRTGKLIVATSSAQLGTLEAARAQAEANGVHALRWLSGAQAKELEPALVCEAALHSPGTGIVDSHALMLALLGDIERHGGFLVRKTALAHMWQENGAMFIEASDGTRLLAKLLVNAAGLAAPQLAKKFRGLDARLIPEARYAKGSYFALSGRAPFSRLIYPVPEPGGLGVHLTLDLAMQARFGPDVQWVDDPQDLTVDPRRGDAFYAQVRKYWPGLPEGSLVPAYAGMRPKIGFGGALSSDFVVQGPQVHGLKGLVNLFGIESPGLTSALAIGEHVAALGQVA; from the coding sequence ATGAGTGAGCGCGTCGATTGCGTCGTAGCGGGCGCGGGGGTGGTCGGGTTGGCTGTCGCCCGTGCGCTGGCGATGCAAGGGCGCGAGGTGCTCGTGCTCGAACCAGAGGCCGACATCGGCACCGGCACCAGTTCGCGCAGCAGCGAGGTGATTCATGCCGGCATCTACTACCCCACGGGTTCGTTCAAGGCCCGGTGGTGTGTGCGTGGACGGGAATTGCTGATCTCCTTTTGCGAAAGCCACGGTGTTGCGCACCAGCGCACAGGCAAGCTCATCGTCGCTACTTCGTCCGCACAACTGGGCACGCTGGAAGCCGCCAGGGCGCAAGCCGAGGCCAACGGGGTGCACGCTCTGCGCTGGCTGAGTGGTGCGCAGGCGAAGGAGCTGGAGCCTGCGCTGGTCTGCGAGGCCGCGCTGCACTCGCCCGGCACCGGCATCGTGGACAGCCACGCCCTGATGCTGGCCCTGCTCGGAGACATCGAGCGCCACGGCGGTTTTTTAGTGAGAAAAACGGCTCTAGCGCATATGTGGCAAGAGAATGGCGCTATGTTTATAGAAGCATCCGACGGGACACGCTTGCTGGCAAAGCTGCTTGTCAACGCCGCAGGTCTGGCTGCGCCCCAACTGGCAAAGAAGTTTCGTGGGCTTGATGCCCGGTTGATCCCCGAAGCGCGCTATGCCAAGGGCAGCTACTTTGCGCTCTCTGGGCGGGCTCCGTTTTCGCGTTTGATCTACCCAGTGCCCGAGCCAGGTGGCCTGGGGGTGCATCTCACCCTGGATTTGGCCATGCAGGCGCGCTTCGGCCCGGATGTGCAGTGGGTGGACGATCCACAGGACCTCACGGTCGATCCACGCCGGGGCGATGCGTTCTACGCGCAAGTGCGCAAGTACTGGCCCGGTCTGCCCGAGGGCAGCCTGGTGCCCGCTTACGCCGGCATGCGGCCCAAGATTGGATTTGGCGGCGCTTTGTCCTCTGATTTTGTGGTTCAAGGACCGCAAGTGCATGGTCTGAAGGGCCTTGTGAACCTGTTTGGCATCGAATCACCTGGGCTCACCAGCGCGCTGGCCATTGGCGAACATGTCGCAGCTTTGGGTCAGGTCGCTTAG
- a CDS encoding quinone-dependent dihydroorotate dehydrogenase: MPLIPYSLARPFLFGLDPEAAHDLTLQMLARGQGTPLQCGWSSTPVHDPLRLAGLEFPNRVGLAAGLDKNARCIDALAAMGFGFIEVGTVTPKPQPGNPKPRMFRLPKAQALINRLGFNNDGLDAFVGNVQRARCRQPGQRSAVLLGLNIGKNASTPIENATADYLLGLEGVYPHADYVAVNISSPNTQNLRALQSDAALDGLLEALAERRERLAAQAGARRVPLFVKIAPDLDETQVRLIAAALKNHGMDGVIATNTTIARDKVQGLPHAQETGGLSGAPVREASNRVVGLLRAELGKGFPIIGVGGILSAEHAVEKIRAGADVVQIYTGLIYQGPALVNQAARAIQATRA; the protein is encoded by the coding sequence ATGCCTTTGATCCCCTATTCGCTTGCCCGCCCGTTTTTGTTTGGCCTGGACCCCGAAGCCGCCCACGATCTCACGCTGCAGATGCTGGCGCGCGGCCAGGGAACGCCGCTGCAGTGCGGCTGGAGCAGCACCCCGGTGCACGACCCACTGCGGCTGGCCGGCCTGGAATTTCCCAACCGCGTCGGGCTGGCCGCCGGCTTGGACAAGAACGCGCGCTGCATTGACGCCCTGGCTGCCATGGGTTTTGGCTTTATCGAAGTGGGCACCGTCACACCCAAACCCCAGCCGGGCAACCCCAAGCCGCGCATGTTTCGCCTGCCCAAGGCGCAGGCGCTCATCAATCGCCTGGGCTTCAACAACGACGGCCTGGACGCCTTTGTCGGCAATGTGCAGCGTGCGCGTTGCCGCCAGCCGGGGCAGCGCAGCGCCGTGCTGCTGGGCCTCAATATCGGCAAAAACGCCAGTACGCCCATCGAAAACGCCACGGCCGACTACTTATTGGGGCTGGAGGGTGTGTATCCCCACGCTGACTACGTGGCGGTGAACATCAGTTCTCCCAACACCCAGAACCTGCGCGCTTTGCAGTCGGATGCTGCCTTGGACGGTCTGCTGGAGGCACTGGCCGAGCGCCGCGAGCGGCTGGCTGCGCAAGCAGGGGCGCGGCGTGTCCCATTGTTCGTGAAGATTGCGCCTGATCTGGACGAAACCCAGGTGCGCCTGATTGCTGCTGCGCTCAAAAACCATGGCATGGATGGCGTGATCGCCACCAACACCACGATTGCGCGCGACAAGGTACAAGGCCTGCCGCATGCGCAGGAAACGGGCGGTCTGAGTGGCGCGCCCGTGCGCGAAGCCAGCAACCGCGTGGTGGGCCTGCTGCGCGCCGAGCTGGGCAAGGGTTTTCCCATCATCGGCGTGGGCGGTATTCTGAGTGCCGAACACGCCGTAGAGAAAATTCGCGCTGGGGCGGATGTGGTGCAGATCTACACCGGCTTGATCTACCAAGGTCCGGCTTTGGTGAACCAGGCGGCGCGTGCCATCCAGGCGACGCGCGCTTAA
- a CDS encoding glutaredoxin family protein produces MTTSRTVRHALALVLGLAGITALTVAQAQTVYRIVGPDGKVTFSDRAPEKAAPGERSSAVSVPGGGTNNSALPFELRQVTQRFPVTLYAGAQCAPCDSARSMLVTRGIPFTERTVASNEDLDALKKLSGGTNLPFGTIGGQQLVGYSETEWAQYLDAAGYPKQSQLPRNYQRSAATPLVAVKAAQPTEAPASKPEARRRVAPAAAPSGPTPSNPAGIKF; encoded by the coding sequence ATGACGACTTCGCGCACGGTTCGGCACGCTTTGGCACTGGTTCTTGGTCTGGCGGGTATCACGGCATTGACCGTGGCCCAGGCCCAGACCGTCTACCGCATCGTCGGCCCGGACGGCAAAGTGACTTTTTCCGACCGTGCGCCAGAAAAAGCGGCGCCGGGCGAGCGCAGCAGCGCGGTTTCGGTGCCCGGCGGTGGCACCAACAACTCTGCCCTGCCTTTTGAGCTGCGCCAGGTAACGCAACGATTCCCAGTAACGCTCTATGCCGGCGCCCAGTGCGCGCCCTGCGACAGCGCCCGCAGCATGCTGGTGACGCGCGGGATTCCATTCACTGAGCGCACCGTGGCATCGAACGAAGATCTCGATGCGCTGAAGAAACTCAGCGGCGGCACCAATCTGCCGTTTGGCACCATCGGCGGCCAACAATTGGTGGGGTACTCGGAAACCGAATGGGCCCAGTATCTTGATGCAGCCGGCTACCCCAAACAATCCCAGTTGCCGCGCAACTACCAGCGCAGCGCAGCGACACCCCTGGTGGCGGTGAAAGCCGCACAGCCGACCGAAGCACCTGCAAGCAAACCGGAGGCACGCCGCCGGGTTGCACCCGCCGCAGCACCAAGCGGCCCGACACCATCGAACCCTGCCGGTATCAAGTTCTGA
- a CDS encoding M3 family metallopeptidase, with the protein MSNPLLDFSGLPAFERMAPEHVAPAVDVLLARADAALDTVTAPEFPARWDAIARVLDVATEELGRAWGAVSHLSSVADTPELRAAYNAALPRVTDFWTRLGADERLYAKYKAIDPDSLNPEQKQAWKNAVRNFVLSGAELSGAAKERFAQIQERTAELQQKFSENALDATDAFAYYASAEELDGVPADVQQAAREAAAAEGKEGHKLSLKMPVYLPVMQFARSSALRERMYRAYVTRASDQAEGDAKRFDNGALIREILALRQEEARLLGYANFGEVSVAPKMAKSTTEVIDFLRDLGQRARPYAEKDVSDLRHFAAERLALADPQPWDWPYISEQLKEARYAFSEQELRQYFPAPTVLAGLFKIVETLFEVAILPDQAPVWNPAVQFYRIERAGALVGQFYLDMPARNGKRGGAWMDDVRTRWLRPDTGALQTPIAHLVCNFSTGAQGKPALLTHDDVITLFHEFGHGLHHMLTQVNERDVSGIGGVEWDAVELPSQFMENFCWEWDVLRHMTAHADTGAPLPRDLFDKMIAAKNFQSGMQTLRQIEFSLFDMLLHTEHDPAQDFMPLLDLVRAEVAVLQPPAFSRTAHTFSHIFAGGYAAGYYSYKWAEVLSADAYAAFEESAGSDGLPNPETGRRYRQAILEAGGSRPAMESFKAFRGREPSLDALLRHQGMA; encoded by the coding sequence ATGAGCAATCCCCTTCTCGATTTTTCCGGCTTGCCGGCCTTTGAGCGCATGGCTCCTGAGCATGTGGCTCCCGCCGTTGATGTGCTTCTGGCCCGCGCCGATGCCGCGCTGGACACCGTGACGGCTCCCGAATTCCCGGCCCGCTGGGACGCGATTGCCCGCGTGCTCGACGTCGCCACCGAAGAACTCGGCCGCGCCTGGGGCGCCGTGAGCCACCTGAGCAGCGTGGCCGACACGCCCGAGTTGCGCGCCGCCTACAACGCCGCCCTGCCCCGCGTCACCGATTTCTGGACCCGCCTGGGCGCGGATGAGCGTCTCTACGCCAAGTACAAGGCGATTGACCCGGACAGCCTGAACCCCGAACAGAAGCAGGCCTGGAAGAACGCCGTGCGCAACTTCGTGCTCTCGGGCGCGGAGCTGAGCGGTGCGGCCAAGGAGCGCTTCGCCCAGATCCAGGAGCGCACAGCCGAGCTGCAGCAAAAATTCAGCGAAAACGCACTCGACGCCACCGATGCCTTTGCCTATTACGCAAGTGCCGAGGAGCTCGATGGTGTACCTGCCGACGTGCAGCAAGCGGCCCGCGAAGCGGCCGCCGCAGAAGGCAAAGAGGGCCACAAACTCAGTTTGAAAATGCCCGTCTACCTGCCGGTGATGCAGTTTGCCCGCAGCAGCGCGCTGCGCGAACGGATGTACCGCGCTTATGTCACGCGCGCTTCCGACCAGGCCGAAGGAGACGCAAAGCGCTTTGACAACGGCGCGCTGATCCGCGAGATCCTGGCGCTGCGCCAGGAGGAAGCGCGGCTACTGGGCTACGCCAACTTTGGCGAAGTGTCCGTGGCGCCGAAAATGGCGAAGTCGACCACTGAGGTGATCGATTTCCTGCGCGACCTGGGGCAGCGGGCGCGCCCTTATGCTGAAAAAGACGTGTCCGATTTGCGTCACTTTGCCGCCGAGCGGCTGGCGCTGGCCGATCCGCAGCCCTGGGACTGGCCCTACATCTCAGAGCAACTCAAGGAAGCGCGATACGCCTTCAGTGAGCAGGAGCTGCGCCAATACTTCCCGGCCCCCACGGTGCTGGCGGGGCTGTTCAAGATTGTCGAAACGCTGTTTGAAGTCGCCATTCTTCCCGACCAGGCGCCGGTGTGGAACCCGGCCGTGCAGTTCTACCGCATCGAGCGCGCCGGCGCGCTCGTGGGCCAGTTCTACCTCGACATGCCCGCGCGCAACGGCAAGCGCGGTGGCGCGTGGATGGACGACGTGCGCACCCGCTGGCTGCGGCCCGATACGGGCGCGCTACAGACGCCCATCGCGCACCTGGTATGCAATTTTTCTACCGGCGCGCAGGGCAAGCCTGCCTTGCTGACGCACGATGACGTCATCACCCTGTTCCACGAGTTCGGCCACGGCCTGCACCACATGCTCACGCAGGTCAACGAACGCGACGTCTCTGGCATCGGCGGCGTCGAGTGGGACGCCGTGGAACTGCCGAGCCAGTTCATGGAAAACTTCTGCTGGGAGTGGGACGTGCTGCGCCACATGACGGCCCATGCCGACACCGGCGCACCCTTGCCGCGCGACTTGTTCGACAAGATGATTGCGGCCAAGAACTTCCAGAGCGGCATGCAAACGCTGCGCCAGATCGAATTTTCGCTGTTTGACATGCTCTTGCATACCGAGCATGACCCGGCACAGGACTTCATGCCGCTGCTCGACTTGGTCCGCGCCGAAGTGGCGGTGCTGCAGCCACCCGCGTTCAGCCGCACCGCCCACACCTTCAGCCACATTTTTGCGGGGGGTTACGCGGCCGGCTACTACAGCTACAAGTGGGCCGAGGTGCTGAGCGCCGACGCCTATGCGGCCTTTGAGGAAAGCGCCGGCAGCGACGGACTGCCCAACCCGGAGACCGGCCGGCGCTACCGACAGGCGATCCTGGAGGCAGGTGGCAGCCGCCCGGCCATGGAATCCTTCAAGGCCTTCCGGGGCCGCGAGCCCAGCCTGGATGCTCTGCTGCGCCACCAAGGCATGGCGTAG
- a CDS encoding response regulator transcription factor: MSLIPKRGTVYVVDDDEAVRDSLQWLLEGKDYRVRCFDSAESFLARYDPREVACLIVDIRMGGMTGLELQERLIERKSPLPIVFITGHGDVPMAVDTMKKGALDFIQKPFDEDALLTLVDRMLERAREAFAEYQQAASREALLSKLTTREAQVLERIVAGRLNKQIADDLGISIKTVEAHRANIMEKLGANTVADLLKIALGQAAPRT, from the coding sequence ATGAGCTTGATTCCCAAAAGAGGCACCGTCTACGTAGTCGATGACGACGAGGCGGTGCGCGATTCGCTCCAATGGCTTCTCGAGGGAAAAGATTACCGGGTTCGATGTTTTGATTCGGCCGAATCTTTTCTTGCGCGCTACGACCCGCGCGAAGTGGCTTGTTTGATCGTCGATATCCGCATGGGCGGCATGACCGGTCTGGAACTGCAAGAGCGGCTTATCGAACGAAAATCTCCCCTGCCCATCGTGTTCATCACCGGCCACGGCGACGTGCCGATGGCAGTGGACACCATGAAAAAGGGCGCGCTCGACTTCATTCAAAAGCCCTTTGATGAAGACGCCCTGCTCACCCTGGTCGATCGCATGCTTGAGCGCGCCCGCGAGGCCTTTGCCGAGTACCAGCAGGCAGCCAGCCGCGAGGCCTTGCTCTCCAAACTCACTACGCGCGAAGCACAGGTGCTCGAGCGCATCGTCGCCGGGCGTTTAAATAAGCAGATCGCCGACGACCTGGGCATCAGCATCAAAACGGTGGAGGCGCACCGCGCCAACATCATGGAAAAGCTGGGCGCCAACACCGTGGCCGACCTGCTCAAGATCGCACTCGGCCAAGCGGCTCCACGCACCTGA
- a CDS encoding DUF883 domain-containing protein, which yields MAHSASETLSSTQHELEKLVTDLRGLISSRDLDSVPEIRALRQRLDDGMQAVRESTVRAAQEAARQAKDAAQAADRYAHDEPWRVAGAALAVGAVVGFLLSRR from the coding sequence ATGGCTCATTCCGCATCCGAGACACTCTCGAGCACCCAGCACGAGCTGGAGAAGCTCGTCACCGATCTGCGTGGCCTGATCTCCAGCCGGGATCTGGACAGCGTTCCCGAAATTCGTGCGCTGCGTCAACGCCTGGACGACGGCATGCAAGCGGTGCGCGAGTCCACCGTGCGCGCCGCGCAGGAGGCTGCGCGCCAGGCCAAGGATGCCGCTCAGGCCGCAGACCGCTATGCGCATGACGAACCGTGGCGCGTCGCCGGTGCGGCCCTGGCTGTGGGCGCGGTGGTGGGCTTCCTCCTCTCACGCCGCTGA
- a CDS encoding phage holin family protein encodes MDWLSLLGLGAFVDRWRSYAIEAAIAAEDRTTLFRLELREYKRSLAALIGLSLGLAALTVVMLTVLSCAILVQFWDTPERVTVAWAIAGTWIAIWVVAAILVTSLARKAGNGFAMTRKELANDWTEIKEQL; translated from the coding sequence ATGGATTGGCTTTCGCTTTTGGGCCTGGGTGCCTTTGTTGACCGTTGGCGCTCCTATGCCATCGAGGCGGCCATAGCGGCGGAAGACCGTACCACGCTCTTTCGCCTCGAACTTCGTGAATACAAGCGAAGCCTCGCAGCCCTCATCGGGTTGTCGCTTGGTTTGGCCGCTCTGACGGTGGTGATGTTGACAGTGCTGTCCTGTGCCATCCTGGTGCAGTTTTGGGATACACCTGAGCGCGTGACCGTGGCGTGGGCGATCGCCGGCACATGGATCGCGATCTGGGTGGTGGCAGCCATCCTGGTCACGTCTTTGGCGCGCAAGGCGGGCAATGGCTTTGCCATGACGCGCAAGGAGCTGGCCAACGATTGGACCGAAATCAAGGAGCAGCTATGA
- the rpiA gene encoding ribose-5-phosphate isomerase RpiA: protein MTPIASPTQDELKALVAQAALAYLVPGQIIGVGTGSTVNQFIEALARVKDQVPAAVSSSEASTERLRAIGIAVLDANEVERLSVYIDGADEIDGQGCMIKGGGAALTREKIVAALAERFICIADESKLVEKLGAFPLPVEVVPMACEHVVRRFQALGGTASLRMRGSDPLVTDNGQHILDVRGLSIEDPLALESAINQWPGVVTVGIFAHQRAQVCLLGTPKGVRTLSY, encoded by the coding sequence ATGACACCCATTGCTTCCCCGACACAAGACGAACTCAAGGCCCTGGTAGCCCAGGCTGCGCTGGCTTACCTGGTTCCCGGCCAGATCATCGGTGTGGGCACGGGCTCCACTGTCAACCAATTTATCGAGGCGCTGGCGCGTGTCAAGGATCAGGTGCCTGCGGCCGTGTCAAGCTCGGAGGCCAGCACCGAGCGCCTGCGGGCCATTGGTATTGCGGTTCTCGACGCCAACGAAGTAGAGCGCCTGTCGGTCTATATCGACGGCGCCGACGAAATTGATGGCCAGGGCTGCATGATCAAGGGTGGAGGCGCTGCACTGACGCGCGAGAAGATCGTGGCCGCTTTGGCGGAGCGGTTCATTTGCATTGCCGACGAGTCGAAGCTGGTGGAAAAACTCGGCGCCTTTCCCCTCCCGGTGGAGGTGGTTCCCATGGCTTGCGAGCATGTGGTGCGCCGGTTTCAAGCCCTGGGCGGTACGGCCAGCCTGCGCATGCGGGGCAGCGATCCTTTGGTGACGGACAACGGCCAGCACATTCTCGATGTGCGCGGTCTGAGCATCGAAGACCCTCTGGCACTCGAATCCGCCATCAATCAGTGGCCTGGCGTAGTCACCGTGGGCATTTTTGCCCACCAGCGCGCTCAGGTCTGCCTGCTGGGAACACCCAAGGGTGTCAGAACCCTGAGCTATTGA
- the folD gene encoding bifunctional methylenetetrahydrofolate dehydrogenase/methenyltetrahydrofolate cyclohydrolase FolD: MTAKIMDGNALAAQLRADVARRSAQLSARGTPPGLAVVLVGEDPASQVYVGKKVQACQDAGLYSVLERYGADLSEEALLERVAALNADPRIHGILVQLPLPKHIDAQKVIAAIAPEKDVDGFHVASAGALLTGTPGFWSCTPYGCMKLLESTGIDLRGKHAVVIGRSNNVGKPMALMLLQKNATVTICHSATADLKAHTLQADVIVAAVGRRNTVTADMVKPGAVVIDIGMNRNEAGKLCGDVDFATVKEVAGWITPVPGGVGPMTVTMLLVNTVEAAERAAA; this comes from the coding sequence ATGACAGCGAAGATCATGGATGGCAACGCACTGGCGGCACAACTGCGCGCCGATGTGGCGCGCCGCTCGGCGCAATTGAGCGCACGCGGCACGCCCCCCGGCCTGGCCGTGGTCCTGGTGGGAGAAGACCCAGCCAGCCAGGTCTACGTCGGCAAAAAGGTGCAGGCCTGCCAGGACGCCGGCCTGTATTCGGTGCTGGAGCGCTACGGCGCCGACCTGAGCGAAGAAGCGCTGCTGGAACGTGTCGCCGCGCTGAACGCCGACCCACGCATCCACGGCATCCTGGTGCAGTTGCCGCTGCCCAAGCACATCGACGCGCAAAAGGTCATTGCCGCCATTGCGCCGGAAAAAGACGTCGATGGCTTTCACGTCGCCAGCGCTGGTGCGCTGCTCACGGGCACACCGGGATTCTGGTCCTGCACCCCCTACGGTTGCATGAAGTTGCTCGAGAGCACCGGCATCGACCTGCGCGGCAAACATGCCGTTGTCATCGGCCGCAGCAACAACGTCGGCAAGCCCATGGCGCTGATGCTGCTGCAAAAGAACGCCACGGTCACCATCTGCCACAGCGCCACCGCCGACTTGAAGGCGCACACCCTGCAGGCGGACGTCATCGTCGCGGCCGTGGGGCGGCGCAACACGGTGACGGCCGACATGGTCAAGCCCGGCGCCGTGGTCATCGACATCGGCATGAACCGCAATGAGGCCGGCAAACTTTGCGGTGACGTCGATTTCGCCACTGTCAAAGAGGTCGCAGGCTGGATCACTCCAGTGCCGGGTGGCGTGGGGCCCATGACAGTGACCATGCTGCTGGTCAACACCGTCGAAGCCGCCGAACGCGCCGCTGCCTGA